One window of Sandaracinaceae bacterium genomic DNA carries:
- a CDS encoding methyltransferase translates to MKYTPPPEILARLDEASVEQALRAFYVTRADSSLRPEEVKKIPQLAGILPALARTGPDPKLVDAAAGRAPVGLMAARLLGWSNVTVIEREPERADSARRAVARVPGLQVEVRQGDVADPDAWPAAAEVVVALHACGPAFDAVVNQAMAASVPWVLAVPCCYSSAIEFSDTARAWADHLGVASQAHVRRRFVESLIDTERTLRLEAGGYRVSVQAFVPPAVTPHNLLWRAHRVGPSRRSAEAEERRRRLVSGPQ, encoded by the coding sequence ATGAAGTACACGCCGCCGCCGGAGATCCTGGCTCGCCTCGATGAGGCGAGCGTCGAGCAGGCGCTGCGGGCGTTCTACGTGACCCGGGCCGACAGCTCGCTGCGGCCGGAGGAGGTCAAGAAGATCCCACAGCTCGCGGGCATCCTGCCGGCGCTCGCTCGAACGGGTCCGGATCCGAAGCTGGTGGACGCGGCCGCGGGCCGGGCTCCGGTCGGGCTCATGGCCGCGCGGCTGCTGGGATGGTCGAACGTGACGGTCATCGAGCGCGAGCCCGAGCGCGCGGACTCGGCGCGACGGGCGGTGGCGCGGGTACCCGGCCTGCAGGTCGAAGTCCGCCAGGGCGACGTGGCCGACCCGGACGCATGGCCCGCCGCGGCCGAGGTGGTGGTCGCCCTCCACGCCTGCGGTCCGGCCTTCGACGCCGTGGTGAACCAGGCCATGGCCGCGAGCGTGCCCTGGGTGCTCGCCGTCCCCTGCTGCTACTCGAGCGCCATCGAGTTCTCCGACACCGCGCGGGCGTGGGCCGACCACCTGGGCGTGGCATCCCAGGCGCACGTCCGGCGGCGCTTCGTCGAGTCCCTCATCGACACCGAGCGGACCCTGCGGCTCGAGGCCGGCGGCTATCGCGTGTCGGTGCAGGCGTTCGTGCCGCCCGCGGTGACCCCTCACAACCTCTTGTGGAGAGCCCACCGCGTAGGCCCGAGTCGACGCTCAGCCGAGGCCGAGGAGCGCCGGCGCCGCCTTGTAAGCGGCCCGCAGTAG